In the Deltaproteobacteria bacterium genome, one interval contains:
- a CDS encoding TraY domain-containing protein, producing the protein MAKVLNVRLPDGIADRLENLANVTCRPKSFYIKDMLERHLDDYEDASLALERLNEKNAKYLTTEEVEKSLGL; encoded by the coding sequence ATGGCAAAGGTATTGAATGTCCGGCTGCCGGACGGAATAGCAGATCGGCTGGAGAATTTGGCAAATGTGACGTGCAGGCCGAAATCATTTTACATCAAGGATATGCTTGAGCGTCATCTGGATGATTATGAGGACGCATCGCTTGCACTGGAGCGTCTGAACGAGAAGAATGCAAAATACCTGACGACGGAAGAAGTGGAGAAATCCCTTGGCCTATAA